A single Nicotiana tabacum cultivar K326 chromosome 5, ASM71507v2, whole genome shotgun sequence DNA region contains:
- the LOC142181034 gene encoding uncharacterized protein LOC142181034 — protein sequence MPSSLFKQLGLGALRPTTITLQLVDRSLVMPEGIIEDVLVRVGKFILPADFIVLDYEADEEVPIILGRPFLATGGAIIDVRAGKLKMRVDDEEVTFNVYKALKLPKHYEDLCMITVVESKGIK from the coding sequence ATGCCATCCTCTTTGTTCAAGCAACTCGGATTGGGGGCGCTTAGACCTACTACAATCACTTTACAGCTAGTAGATAGGTCACTAGTCATGCCTGAAGGAAttattgaggatgtgttagttcgagtgggaaagtttATTCTTCCTGCTGATTTTATTGTTCTTGATTACGAGGCAGATGAGGAAGTGCCCATTATTTTAGGTCGACCATTCTTAGCTACCGGTGGAGCAATTATTGATGTGAGAGCAGGGAAGTTAAAAATGAGAGTTGATGATGAGGAGGTCACTTTTAATGTGTACAAGGCACTTAAGCTTCCTAAGCATTATGAGGACTTGTGCATGATTACTGTGGTAGAATCGAAGGGGATAAAGTAG
- the LOC142181035 gene encoding uncharacterized protein LOC142181035, with the protein MAEEQHMAIQEVEMPRIANVTSSIVKPRIIGHFELKQSMIQLLHANRQFMGLPHEDPQQHILNFLEISDTYITNGITPDYVRLTLFPFSLLGEAKRWLKVEPTNSITTWNDLARKFLARFFPSGKTTKIRSEIVAFKQKAGESLYSAWERFKRLLRDCPHHNQTNEVLSHTFIEGLHSETKIVVDATAGGQSNLDWQGEMGRHTVQKSPGVLELDVVSALSAQVSTLTNQVNQMTMIINKQQAQPVQQVQIFCEVCGEGHMSNLCPVNPEFVYFVGNANRGQTNQYGDTYNPNWRNHPNFSWGGNQGPQNQYRPQIPQQQYRPPQVEQQVSPTSHLEDMLKKVMVEQQALAETMRNLERQMGQLASAQNTRPAGALPSDTEPNPKAQVNTVTLRNGRALEEVPKKKKNIDHPEEELAPTPVEGNEKDDKGPKPVIETRPPPPFPQRLQKQKDDAKYKKFLDILSQMSVNLPLVEILQEVPKYARYLRDIVANK; encoded by the exons tgggcactttgagctgaaaCAGAGCATGATCCAGTTACTTCATGCAAACAGGCAATTTATGGGTCTTCCACACGAGGATCCACAACAGCATATtctgaacttcttggagattagtgatacttatatcACTAACGGGATCACTCCAGATTATGTGAGACTCACACTTTTTCCATTCTCTCTATTGGGCGAGGCTAAGCGATGGCTAAAGGTAGAACCAACTAATTCAATTACAacatggaatgatttggcaagaAAATTTCTGGCAAGATTCTTCCCTTCAGGCAAAACTACAAAGATCAGAAGTGAGATAGTTGCCTTCAAACAAAAAGCAGGAGAATCTTTATACTCAGCTTGGGAAAGGTTCAAGAGGCTACTCAGAGACTGTCCTCATCATAATCAAACGAATGAAGTGTTATCTCACACATTCATAGAAGGGCTACATTCTGAAACAAAGATCGTGGTAGATGCTACAGCTGGGggtcaa aGCAATCTGGATTGGCAAGGAGAGATGGGCAGACACACAGTACAAAAATCACCAGGGGTTCTCGAATTGGATGTTGTCTCAGCATTGTCAGCACAGGTCTCTACGCTGACCAACCAAGTCAATCAAATGACCATGATCATTAACAAGCAACAAGCCCAACCAGTGCAACAAGTTCAAATATTTTGTGAAGTATGTGGAGAGGGTCACATGAGCAATCTATGCCCAGTAAATCCAGAGTTTGTATATTTTGTGGGTAATGCAAATCGAGGCCAAACAAATCAGTATGGGGACACTTACAATCCCAACTGGAGGAACCACccaaacttctcttggggtggaaaccaAGGTCCTCAGAATCAATACAGGCCTCAAATACCTCAACAGCAATATAGACCACCTCAGGTTGAACAACAAGTGAGTCCTACAAGTCACCTTGAAGACATGTTAAAGAAAGTGATGGTTGAACAACAAGCCCTCGCCGAAACAATGAGAAATTTGGAGCGTCAAATGGGACAGCTTGCCAGTGCTCAAAACACTAGACCAGCTGGAGCTCTTCCAAGTGATACTGAGCCCAATCCTAAAGCTCAAGTCAATACAGTTACCTTGAGAAATGGAAGAGCActagaagaagttccaaagaaaaagaagaatatagATCATCCTGAAGAAGAATTAGCTCCCACACCAGTTGAGGGGAATGAGAAAGATGATAAAGGACCCAAGCCAGTAATTGAGACTAGGCCACCACCTCCATTTCCACAAAGACTACAGAAGCAAAAAGATGATGCTAAGTACAAGAAATTCCTTGATATTTTGAGCCAAATGAGTGTGAATCTGCCTTTGGTGGAAATTTTGCAGGAAGTGCCTAAGTATGCAAGGTATCTTAGAGATATTGTGGCAAACAAATGA